CGCATTTCCAGGACCATTCACGAAAATCACAGCATATACTGGTGGTGACATTTTAAACGAAACATTTCACATAAGACAAAGTCCTGTAAGACTTTACTAAATAAAGCAACCCGTTGTTCTTTTTGTACCACCAGTTCTGGGAGGTCATCTCTGACGAACATGGGATTGACCCAACTGGTACCTATCATGGTGATTCTGATCTTCAACTAGAGAGAATCAACGTCTACTACAATGAAGCTACCGGTGGCAAGTACGTGCCTCGTGCTGTTCTGGTGGATCTGGAGCCTGGTACCATGGACTCTGTCCGATCAGGACCATTTGGACAGATCTTCAGACCTGACAACTTTGTGTTCGGACAGAGTGGTGCTGGAAACAACTGGGCCAAAGGTCACTACACAGAGGGTGCTGAGCTCATCGATTCCGTTCTTGATGTAGTACGTAAAGAATCGGAGGGCTGTGATTGCCTACAGGTGAGTCACGGTTTTCAAATTTCGAAGTGCACTGCCAAAAGTTGaattcaaaattgtacattttcaaccAGAATTAGGCCTAATAACTACAGATCCGTCTGAGTAACCtcaaacattgggctatttcagttgaaatccatacaacccttttGACAGAtaggaccttaatcttctacatagggagtgaatttcaaatggggttaccttaatgggtaactggaatagcgcattctGCTGAGATCattgagaaatatactttggCTCAGCTTGTCGCCTCACCTCAATTCCAATGCACTCGCCGCTTGCTTTCAGTCTACATTAAAAGCAATGCCAGGGATCATTAAATTAggatgtgacatttttaatttcCTTCTGAGCTCACATCTGAGAAACAGCTCATgattaaatttttgtttgttttgacttTATGATGTTATACCTGAAAAGTTTCACTCTTACTTGATGTATCCATGGGGCgcctcagagcacatcagacacaacaaattgcattctgaacatgctgaatacgaAGGATGTCTTTCTGTATCCATGGGGCgcctcagagcacatcagacacaacaAGTTGcattctgaacatgctgaatacgagggatgtctttctgatattttgATTGGTTTTGATTTATCgcgaaataatacaaattttatggcaaattattaaaatttgattcttttgacatttaacagtcctcgaagtaaaccaaGTAAGACTTCATCAATCTAATGATAAATgtgtatagctgggatgaaaaaccgccCATGTGAAAATTTggaccattcgtattgaagatatatacatgaagtttcctaaaagacctatttttgttaaAAACTACACAAACACAAAAAAGGTTGCATGTACCATATATACTATAAACAAAACTCACGGCATAGGACTTTTTGAAATTCCCACACCATAACCTTACACGTGAATAAAGTTCCCCTTTCCTTGCTACACATGAAAAAAAGACAACATTCCTCACCATTTGTAACATTCCCTGTAGGACTACTTTACATAGAATGGCAAAAACGTGACGATTCGAACAGTGACGTCAGATGTgtcaaaaatgctcagtttttaGAAGTAGAAAAAGCATGATTTTGACAACATATAAAAATGATTGTTATATATTATTCATATTTCAAAAACAAGagcattttgttaacattttggtgaatatttaaattagtaaaaacaaaacaaaggtgttgctgtattaatttttgtattcaattttttaataataatagatGAGACttttatgattttatttttcaattttctaacaaaacgtGTCAGAAAATTAAAATGTTGTATCCAAAAAGGGCAAAGTTTTATGTAATTCATGTTCACTTCATACTATTAAAACTGTAATGATGAATCAGTTTTGTATGCATTTGTACCATTATGAATCAAGTAAATACATCATATGTTTAATAAAcatctcacaaaaagtaactaccccccccccttaaatagtGGCCAATATTCAAAAGGGGGCTATTGCATTaccaatctgtaaaatgcgttggaagcagaatttatttcggcGCATTTTGACaactcatttgatacgataaaaaacaataaaacaccggttaatTTTAaagtagtgaggtccagatttgaaagttgcgcttacatacaaatttttacaatacaaaaacactcatactccgatatcattacacagatttccttccattgcactgaatgcaaaatcaatagaatttactgcaactttcaaatcttgggctacattgatttaaatgtacactgtgacgtcaatagttagtcaattgctacaaatgaggtgtcaaaatatgcagaaatctgcttccaacgcattttacaaatttgtaatacaatcacccgttgttgaataatggtcattatttaaggggggttagttacttttttttgagatgtttatgtcaTCTGTACTGTCTGCATGCTGTAGTAATTTTCAGgattatattatttaaaaaaggaTGTTTACTGTAAATTATAACCCTCGTAACATTTTTCTTCCTTACAGGGCTTTCAACTGACACATTCCCTTGGCGGTGGCACCGGCTCTGGTATGGGCACACTACTCATCAGCAAGATCCGTGAGGAGTACCCAGATCGCATCATGAACACCTTCAGTGTTGTCCCATCACCCAAAGTATCGGATACAGTGGTAGAGCCATACAACGCTACTCTCTCAGTTCACCAGCTTGTAGAAAACACAGATGAAAGTTACTGCATTGACAATGAGGCCTTGTATGACATATGCTTCCGTACCCTCAAACTGACCACACCAACTTACGGTGATCTTAACCATCTTGTCTCGGCTACCATGAGTGGAGTGACCACCTGCTTAAGATTCCCAGGGCAGCTCAACGCTGATCTCCGTAAACTTGCTGTCAACATGGTGCCATTCCCTCGTCTCCACTTCTTCATGCCTGGTTTTGCTCCTCTGACCAGCCGTGGTAGCCAGCAATATCGTGCTCTTACTGTTCCAGAGCTGACCCAGCAGATGTTTGATGCAAAGAATATGATGGCTGCATGCGATCCTCGTCATGGGCGCTACCTTACAGTTGCTGCTATATTCCGTGGTCGTATGTCCATGAAGGAGGTTGATGAGCAGATGCTGaatgtacaaaataagaacaGCAGCTACTTTGTAGAATGGATTCCCAACAACGTAAAGACCGCTGTCTGCGACATCCCACCTCGTGGCCTCAAGATGTCTGCGACCTTCATCGGCAACAGTACTGCCATCCAGGAGCTCTTCAAGCGTATCTCTGAGCAGTTCACCGCTATGTTCCGTCGCAAGGCTTTCTTGCATTGGTACACTGGTGAAGGTATGGATGAGATGGAGTTCACCGAGGCTGAGAGCAACATGAATGACTTGGTGTCTGAGTACCAGCAATACCAGGATGCAACAGCCGAAGAGGAGGGCGAGTTTGAAGAGGAAGAAGGTGATGATCAATATGAAAACTAGGCATCATTTAACAGTTATAATTGGTGATAATCGACAACAGCATTATAAACAAAGTCATGTATGTGCTCAGGACCCATACCAAGTAGCATATGTACCTGTGTGAATTGGTTTAAATGATATTCAACATATTTTTCATATGGTTTTCACCAACCTGGAATTGTTTCTTagatataataataaatttatttaataCTAACATAAACAATACTAACATgcactcagaacgctactgaACATTCATTATGCATAGCCGTGCtggaagtcgatcgatacatgttaaaatcaacacaattctgaGATGCaccttttgctttgaaattaattttctcggtcaaataaaaacaatatttgttCAGTAATGTCAGAGAAAaccatagtgcttggatataccttCTAAAAAATCTTGGTGTTAACAAATAGGCATGCCATTGTGTCTTTCAGTGCAAGGGTTTCGATTTTTACAGACCTAAACTTGCCCCATGTGCTTTTTTTGGGTTAACTTTTTAGAATTTCGAACTAATGCAGTTCGCTAAAGAAATATTTTTCCAACTCTATAAACAATAAAAGGCACACCGTACCTgtctatattatagttttgtcagaattcacaatttttacttCCGATGCCAAAATACCCAACTCGGTACTTTATTTCGAATACAAATTGCAgtaataatcgatatttctattgttgcATGCAGAATCGTCGATCCATGGGTATAGTCACGTGCTGATTTTGACAAATTTCAGTTGGAAATGAAAAATGGTGTAAT
This DNA window, taken from Amphiura filiformis chromosome 16, Afil_fr2py, whole genome shotgun sequence, encodes the following:
- the LOC140135487 gene encoding tubulin beta-4B chain-like isoform X2, with translation MREIVHCQAGQCGNQIGAKFWEVISDEHGIDPTGTYHGDSDLQLERINVYYNEATGGKYVPRAVLVDLEPGTMDSVRSGPFGQIFRPDNFVFGQSGAGNNWAKGHYTEGAELIDSVLDVVRKESEGCDCLQGFQLTHSLGGGTGSGMGTLLISKIREEYPDRIMNTFSVVPSPKVSDTVVEPYNATLSVHQLVENTDESYCIDNEALYDICFRTLKLTTPTYGDLNHLVSATMSGVTTCLRFPGQLNADLRKLAVNMVPFPRLHFFMPGFAPLTSRGSQQYRALTVPELTQQMFDAKNMMAACDPRHGRYLTVAAIFRGRMSMKEVDEQMLNVQNKNSSYFVEWIPNNVKTAVCDIPPRGLKMSATFIGNSTAIQELFKRISEQFTAMFRRKAFLHWYTGEGMDEMEFTEAESNMNDLVSEYQQYQDATAEEEGEFEEEEGDDQYEN
- the LOC140135487 gene encoding tubulin beta-4B chain-like isoform X1 — translated: MREIVHLQAGQCGNQIGSKFWEVISDEHGIDPTGTYHGDSDLQLERINVYYNEATGGKYVPRAVLVDLEPGTMDSVRSGPFGQIFRPDNFVFGQSGAGNNWAKGHYTEGAELIDSVLDVVRKESEGCDCLQGFQLTHSLGGGTGSGMGTLLISKIREEYPDRIMNTFSVVPSPKVSDTVVEPYNATLSVHQLVENTDESYCIDNEALYDICFRTLKLTTPTYGDLNHLVSATMSGVTTCLRFPGQLNADLRKLAVNMVPFPRLHFFMPGFAPLTSRGSQQYRALTVPELTQQMFDAKNMMAACDPRHGRYLTVAAIFRGRMSMKEVDEQMLNVQNKNSSYFVEWIPNNVKTAVCDIPPRGLKMSATFIGNSTAIQELFKRISEQFTAMFRRKAFLHWYTGEGMDEMEFTEAESNMNDLVSEYQQYQDATAEEEGEFEEEEGDDQYEN